Proteins encoded in a region of the Pseudothermotoga elfii DSM 9442 = NBRC 107921 genome:
- a CDS encoding endonuclease III domain-containing protein gives MDVRKFLLKIYKILYGSYGPQGWWPAESWFEVIVGAVLTQNTSWNNVEKAIHNIRKAGALDPVILFRLRNDQLSQLIKSAGFYNLKTVRLKNLLSLLSEYNFDFHSLSRNITREILLNVNGIGKETADSILLYAFDKPVFVVDNYTKRVFERLGILNEEDSYDKIQAIFHDLPKDTGLYKEYHALIVKHAKDICLKNKPKCNICCVKGFCAFHTYISKPISTC, from the coding sequence GTGGATGTACGAAAATTTCTATTGAAAATCTACAAAATTCTTTATGGAAGTTACGGACCACAAGGCTGGTGGCCTGCGGAAAGCTGGTTTGAAGTGATTGTCGGAGCTGTTCTGACACAAAATACATCCTGGAACAACGTCGAGAAAGCTATACATAATATAAGAAAAGCTGGGGCCCTTGATCCGGTGATACTGTTCAGGTTACGTAATGATCAGCTCTCTCAACTGATAAAATCGGCGGGATTTTACAATTTGAAAACCGTTAGACTTAAGAATCTGTTGTCCTTATTGTCGGAATATAATTTTGATTTTCATTCTTTAAGTAGAAATATCACAAGAGAAATTCTTTTGAATGTTAACGGCATAGGGAAGGAAACAGCTGACTCAATATTACTTTATGCCTTTGATAAACCTGTTTTTGTTGTGGATAATTACACCAAGAGGGTTTTTGAAAGACTCGGAATTCTGAATGAAGAAGATAGTTATGATAAGATACAGGCGATTTTCCATGATCTGCCGAAAGATACTGGTCTGTACAAAGAGTACCACGCCTTGATTGTGAAACATGCAAAAGATATTTGCTTGAAAAATAAACCAAAATGTAACATATGTTGCGTTAAAGGTTTCTGTGCATTTCATACCTACATTAGCAAACCAATCAGCACTTGCTAA
- a CDS encoding Fur family transcriptional regulator has translation MMLYESLRKELRSKKYRMTAQREIVLKVFAESGERHLGAEDVYRKLVEKRYRISKATVYRTVELLSKLGFLRRLEFGEGIYRYELAAPDAETLHQHIVCKACGEVIEVDEKIVKDLVKNVESKTGYVINDYDIKFYGLCPKCQNRKSISRENRI, from the coding sequence ATGATGCTTTACGAGTCTTTAAGAAAAGAACTTCGTTCCAAAAAGTATAGAATGACCGCCCAGAGAGAAATCGTTTTGAAAGTTTTTGCTGAATCTGGAGAAAGACATCTTGGTGCTGAGGATGTTTACAGAAAACTCGTGGAAAAGAGGTACAGGATAAGCAAGGCAACTGTTTATAGAACGGTGGAACTCCTTTCAAAACTCGGTTTTCTCAGAAGATTGGAATTTGGTGAGGGTATTTACAGGTACGAACTTGCTGCACCAGATGCAGAAACCCTGCATCAACACATAGTGTGCAAAGCTTGTGGAGAAGTAATAGAGGTTGATGAAAAAATAGTGAAAGACCTTGTGAAAAATGTAGAATCAAAGACAGGTTATGTCATAAACGATTACGATATAAAATTCTATGGTTTGTGTCCGAAATGCCAGAATAGGAAAAGTATCAGCAGAGAAAACAGAATATAA
- the nusA gene encoding transcription termination factor NusA — protein sequence MNLGLLDALDQLEEEKGISKDEIIEILEKALVSAYKKNFGTAKNVDVKIDRMTGDIQLFQVFDVVEEVEDPLTQMSVEEARKADPLAESGKKIFKKISVKNFGRIAAQTAKQVLIQRIRELEKERQYEHYSTLAGSVITVEVIRVTSDWADIRVGKIETRLPKREWISGESISAGELIKVYVQSVVKDKKGPKIMVSRAVPEFVAGLLKLEIPEIENDIVQIKAIVREPGVRTKVAVVSTNPQVDPVGACIGEGGSRISAILRELKGEKVDIFRWTDDPRQLIVNALAPASVTSVEILDFERKAVRVLVPPTQLSLAIGKGGQNARLAAKLTGWKIDIKPVMNV from the coding sequence ATGAATCTTGGGCTTCTGGATGCTCTTGATCAACTTGAAGAAGAAAAGGGAATATCTAAGGATGAAATAATAGAAATTCTTGAAAAGGCGCTTGTCAGTGCTTACAAAAAAAATTTTGGGACAGCAAAGAACGTTGATGTGAAAATAGATCGTATGACAGGAGATATACAGCTTTTTCAGGTTTTCGACGTCGTAGAAGAAGTTGAGGATCCTTTGACTCAAATGAGTGTCGAAGAAGCGAGAAAAGCAGATCCGCTCGCAGAATCAGGAAAGAAAATTTTCAAGAAAATCAGTGTTAAGAATTTTGGCAGAATAGCCGCTCAAACCGCCAAACAGGTTCTTATACAGAGAATCAGAGAACTCGAGAAAGAAAGGCAGTATGAGCATTATTCAACTCTTGCAGGTAGTGTTATCACCGTTGAAGTCATAAGAGTTACATCTGACTGGGCTGATATAAGGGTTGGTAAAATAGAAACAAGGTTACCTAAGAGAGAATGGATTTCAGGAGAAAGCATCAGCGCTGGCGAACTCATAAAGGTTTATGTTCAGAGTGTTGTAAAAGATAAGAAAGGGCCGAAGATAATGGTCAGTCGGGCAGTTCCAGAGTTTGTAGCAGGGTTGCTGAAATTAGAGATACCAGAAATTGAAAACGATATAGTGCAGATCAAAGCGATAGTGAGAGAGCCCGGGGTCAGGACCAAGGTTGCTGTTGTATCGACAAATCCACAGGTAGATCCAGTTGGAGCGTGTATAGGAGAAGGAGGAAGCCGAATAAGTGCAATATTGAGAGAGCTCAAAGGTGAGAAAGTGGATATCTTCAGATGGACAGACGACCCGAGACAGCTTATTGTGAATGCGCTCGCGCCTGCCTCAGTGACGAGTGTCGAGATACTTGATTTTGAAAGAAAAGCTGTGAGAGTTTTGGTCCCACCTACACAGTTATCTCTGGCCATTGGCAAAGGTGGACAGAATGCCAGATTAGCTGCAAAATTAACAGGCTGGAAAATAGATATAAAACCGGTTATGAATGTTTGA
- a CDS encoding calcium-transporting P-type ATPase, PMR1-type — protein MVKDFYKQSVEDVCSHLGTDPDKGLSSEEAKKRLEKYGPNELAEKKKKTIWRMFFSQFTDFLIIILLVAAGVSILVGESVDAILIMIIVVLNATLSTIQESKAEKSLQLLKKMAAPMARVLRDGIVQTVPSREIVPGDIVILEAGNYVPADGRLIETVNFSVSEAALTGESQPVEKTTDLIDQENLPLGDRTNMVYSGTIVSRGRAKAVITSTGENTELGKIAKLLSEMEETQTPLQQNLEKLGKQIGMIILAICAVVFLVGIFEGEPALEMFLTAVSLAVAAVPEGLPAVVTIVLALGMYNMVKRHAVIRKLQAVEALGSVNVICSDKTGTLTKNEMNVVKYYLHPSIILDQEQIKSQKSEHIEKLFMGAILCNDSFITVKNGNRVTSGDPTEIALALAAMDYGFDKNELEKRIPRIHEIPFDSDRKMMTTVHEFEKKRLSFTKGAPDVVIKNCSKYMAPDGEIKVLSENDKNEIEQANMKMAQDGLRVLAIAFREIGDDYSELEKDLVFLGLMGMIDPPRPEVKDALERCRTAGINVIMITGDHKITAQTIAREIGILSEDDMVLTGHELIEMDVEDLVKVVDKVKVYARVSPTDKLKIVEALKKKGKVVAMTGDGVNDAPALKKADIGVAMGITGTDVSKDASEMVLTDDNFASIVAAVEEGRKIFDNIRKVVYYLLSCNISEVVTIFVSILLRLPLPLIPVQILWMNLVTDGLPALALGVEPAEPDVMKRSPRDPKEGIMSKEIMTNVFIGGTILSVLTLFVYSWALLEHDQIELLRTMVFFTLCTGQLLHSLNSKSIKLSLFKVGIKNNPRLLIAIAGSFALLLGVIYLPILQNVFGTTNLTGKQLVVSLIAAIMIIPLYELVKVIRYRKKE, from the coding sequence ATGGTGAAAGATTTTTACAAACAAAGTGTTGAGGATGTGTGCAGCCATTTAGGAACAGATCCTGATAAGGGTTTGTCAAGTGAAGAAGCAAAAAAACGTTTGGAAAAATATGGACCTAATGAGCTTGCAGAAAAAAAGAAAAAGACTATCTGGCGAATGTTTTTTTCCCAGTTTACGGATTTTTTGATTATCATACTTCTTGTTGCTGCTGGTGTTTCGATACTTGTTGGGGAATCCGTTGATGCAATTTTGATAATGATCATAGTTGTTTTAAATGCTACTTTGAGTACGATTCAAGAATCAAAGGCCGAGAAATCTTTACAGTTACTCAAAAAGATGGCTGCTCCAATGGCGAGGGTTCTCAGAGATGGAATCGTACAAACCGTTCCGTCGCGGGAGATCGTCCCCGGAGATATTGTGATCCTTGAAGCTGGTAATTACGTCCCCGCTGATGGCAGATTGATTGAGACTGTTAATTTCTCGGTTAGTGAAGCTGCTTTGACTGGAGAGTCACAGCCTGTGGAGAAAACCACAGATCTGATTGATCAGGAAAATCTTCCTCTGGGCGATAGAACAAATATGGTTTATTCAGGAACAATAGTAAGCAGAGGTCGTGCCAAAGCTGTCATAACCTCAACAGGTGAGAATACAGAGCTGGGGAAAATAGCGAAGTTACTTTCGGAAATGGAAGAAACACAAACGCCATTGCAACAAAATCTTGAGAAGCTTGGTAAACAGATAGGGATGATCATACTTGCGATATGCGCTGTTGTATTTTTGGTTGGAATTTTTGAGGGCGAACCTGCTCTTGAAATGTTTTTGACAGCTGTCAGTTTAGCTGTTGCAGCTGTTCCGGAAGGATTGCCAGCTGTCGTTACTATAGTTTTAGCCCTGGGTATGTACAACATGGTGAAAAGGCATGCGGTTATAAGAAAGTTGCAAGCTGTCGAAGCACTTGGTTCGGTGAATGTCATATGTTCTGATAAAACCGGTACTCTGACTAAGAATGAAATGAATGTGGTAAAGTATTATCTTCATCCATCTATTATTCTCGATCAGGAACAAATAAAATCACAAAAATCTGAGCACATAGAAAAATTATTCATGGGAGCAATTTTGTGCAACGATTCATTTATAACTGTCAAAAATGGCAACAGAGTGACATCTGGAGATCCCACCGAAATAGCCCTTGCTCTTGCAGCTATGGATTACGGTTTTGACAAAAATGAACTTGAGAAGCGGATACCAAGAATACACGAAATTCCTTTTGATTCTGATAGAAAGATGATGACCACTGTTCATGAATTTGAAAAAAAGAGGCTTTCTTTTACCAAAGGGGCCCCGGATGTTGTTATAAAGAATTGCTCAAAATACATGGCGCCTGACGGCGAAATAAAAGTATTATCTGAAAATGATAAAAACGAAATTGAACAGGCAAATATGAAAATGGCCCAGGATGGCTTAAGGGTGCTCGCGATTGCCTTTAGAGAGATTGGCGATGACTATTCGGAACTTGAAAAAGATCTGGTTTTTCTTGGCTTAATGGGTATGATAGATCCTCCGAGGCCCGAAGTAAAAGATGCTCTTGAAAGATGTAGAACAGCTGGTATAAACGTGATCATGATAACGGGTGATCATAAAATTACCGCTCAGACGATAGCAAGAGAAATAGGCATTTTGTCTGAAGATGACATGGTTTTAACAGGACACGAGCTGATTGAAATGGATGTAGAAGATCTTGTGAAAGTCGTGGATAAAGTTAAGGTTTATGCGAGAGTCTCTCCAACAGATAAATTGAAAATTGTCGAAGCTCTTAAGAAAAAAGGAAAAGTTGTTGCAATGACAGGTGACGGTGTCAATGACGCACCCGCGTTGAAAAAAGCAGATATCGGTGTTGCTATGGGTATAACAGGAACAGATGTTTCAAAAGATGCATCGGAGATGGTCCTTACAGATGATAATTTTGCAAGCATTGTTGCTGCAGTTGAAGAAGGAAGGAAGATTTTCGATAATATAAGGAAAGTGGTTTATTATCTTCTTTCGTGCAACATCAGTGAGGTTGTCACTATATTTGTGTCAATTTTGTTGAGATTGCCTTTACCATTAATACCCGTTCAGATTCTTTGGATGAATCTTGTAACAGACGGTCTTCCGGCTCTGGCACTTGGTGTAGAACCCGCTGAGCCAGATGTGATGAAACGTTCTCCGAGAGATCCAAAGGAAGGAATAATGAGCAAAGAAATTATGACGAATGTGTTTATTGGAGGAACGATTCTTTCGGTTTTGACTCTGTTTGTGTACAGCTGGGCGCTTTTGGAACATGACCAGATTGAGTTGCTTCGAACAATGGTGTTCTTTACCCTGTGTACAGGTCAATTACTGCATTCTCTGAACTCTAAATCCATAAAACTCTCTCTGTTTAAGGTTGGCATTAAGAACAATCCTCGTTTATTAATAGCAATAGCAGGATCATTCGCTTTGCTATTGGGTGTGATATATTTACCAATTCTCCAGAATGTATTTGGGACCACTAACTTGACTGGGAAACAGCTTGTGGTGTCTTTGATCGCAGCTATAATGATAATACCGCTGTATGAACTTGTCAAAGTAATCAGGTACAGAAAAAAAGAATGA
- the rimP gene encoding ribosome maturation factor RimP: MKKIIDKLRPVVIDILSQLGLELFDITLRRERRKLVLRVVIDDPENYVSIRQCEIVSSQIGNYLDEADLIDSSYILEVSSPGLDRPLREIKDYNRFVGRLAKIWLKDGKVLVGNIKETTENTVSIELKNGEIITFSFDQIKKGKLEIDF; this comes from the coding sequence GTGAAGAAAATAATAGATAAATTAAGACCAGTGGTAATTGATATATTGAGTCAATTGGGACTTGAGTTGTTTGATATAACTCTCAGGCGGGAACGAAGAAAATTGGTACTTCGTGTTGTCATAGATGACCCGGAAAATTATGTAAGCATTCGCCAGTGTGAGATTGTTTCCAGTCAAATAGGAAACTACCTCGATGAAGCTGATTTGATAGACAGCAGCTATATTCTTGAAGTTTCCTCTCCTGGACTTGATAGGCCTCTTAGAGAAATAAAGGACTACAACCGTTTTGTTGGCAGATTAGCAAAAATATGGCTTAAAGATGGAAAAGTACTGGTAGGGAATATCAAGGAAACTACAGAAAACACTGTCTCCATTGAATTGAAAAATGGAGAGATAATCACTTTTTCGTTTGATCAGATCAAGAAAGGAAAACTTGAAATCGACTTTTAG
- a CDS encoding RidA family protein yields MKIIQTSGAPKAIGPYSQAIEAGNFIFVSGQIPIDPATGELVNGDIKKQLRRVLDNIEAVLMAAGCTLKNIVKVTVFVVDLKSFSEINEVYGEYFNEHRPARSFVEVSALPKGSQIEIEVIAVKDVNK; encoded by the coding sequence ATGAAAATAATTCAGACAAGTGGTGCACCAAAGGCAATAGGTCCCTATTCTCAGGCAATTGAGGCGGGCAATTTTATTTTTGTCTCCGGGCAAATTCCGATCGATCCTGCCACGGGGGAACTGGTGAATGGCGATATCAAAAAACAGCTAAGAAGGGTTCTGGATAACATAGAAGCCGTATTGATGGCTGCAGGTTGTACTCTGAAGAATATCGTGAAAGTCACTGTTTTCGTGGTTGATCTGAAGAGTTTCAGTGAGATCAACGAAGTCTATGGAGAGTATTTTAATGAGCATCGGCCAGCAAGATCCTTTGTTGAAGTCTCAGCTTTGCCAAAAGGATCTCAGATAGAAATTGAAGTTATAGCTGTAAAAGATGTAAATAAATAA
- a CDS encoding pyruvate carboxylase subunit B, translating into MNFVDTTLRDGHQSLIATRMSTEDMLPALDAIDKVGFYSMEVWGGATFDVAVRFLNEDPWERLRKIREKIKNTKLQMLLRGQNLVGYRHYADDTVRLFVRKAVENGLDIIRIFDALNDERNLLIAIDEAKKSNAHVQGAISYTISPVHTIEYYLEYARKLIELGVDSICIKDMAGLLTPKDAYNLVSALKKQFSIPINVHSHCTCGLAPATYQAAMDAGADIIDTALSPFALGTSQPPFEPIYYALSKNGDLPALDWDTLDFLIDHFTRVRQKYAAFDVKMTTIDPKILYAQVPGGMYSNMVKQLQEQKMAHRMKEVLEEIPRVQKDLGYPPLVTPTSQIVGVQAVLNVMTGERYSKVTKEVKEYVKGFYGRPPAPIDPELVKKILGDEKTIDTRPGELIQPETEKAKNDLGLLAKSDEDVLIYVILGEIGKKYLQKRYINQLKVDFDLLKDFEAPVYPV; encoded by the coding sequence GTGAACTTTGTCGATACAACTCTTAGAGACGGTCATCAGTCGCTTATTGCAACAAGAATGTCGACCGAAGATATGCTTCCTGCTCTTGATGCTATAGATAAGGTTGGTTTTTACTCCATGGAAGTCTGGGGAGGAGCTACTTTTGACGTTGCAGTGAGGTTTTTAAATGAAGATCCATGGGAAAGATTGAGAAAAATCAGAGAAAAAATCAAAAATACAAAGCTTCAGATGCTTCTCCGCGGGCAAAACCTGGTTGGTTATCGCCATTACGCAGATGACACAGTCAGGCTTTTTGTCAGAAAAGCTGTTGAAAATGGCTTAGACATAATAAGAATATTCGATGCATTGAACGACGAAAGAAATTTGCTGATTGCCATCGATGAAGCAAAGAAATCAAACGCTCATGTACAGGGAGCAATATCCTATACGATCAGCCCTGTTCACACAATTGAATACTACTTAGAATATGCTCGAAAATTGATAGAACTCGGCGTTGACTCTATATGCATAAAAGATATGGCAGGCTTGCTTACGCCAAAAGATGCATACAACCTTGTCAGTGCTCTGAAAAAACAGTTTTCAATCCCGATAAATGTCCATTCCCACTGTACATGTGGGCTTGCACCGGCAACTTATCAGGCTGCCATGGATGCAGGGGCAGATATAATAGATACCGCTCTATCACCATTTGCGCTTGGTACATCACAACCTCCATTCGAGCCTATCTATTATGCTCTGAGTAAAAATGGAGATTTACCAGCTTTAGATTGGGATACGCTCGATTTTCTCATAGACCATTTCACCAGAGTAAGACAAAAATACGCTGCTTTTGATGTAAAAATGACAACAATTGATCCAAAAATTCTCTACGCGCAGGTACCCGGGGGCATGTATTCAAATATGGTAAAACAACTCCAGGAGCAAAAAATGGCCCACAGAATGAAAGAGGTTTTAGAAGAAATACCGCGTGTTCAAAAAGACCTTGGTTATCCTCCGTTAGTGACACCAACCAGCCAGATAGTTGGCGTTCAGGCTGTGCTGAATGTCATGACAGGTGAAAGATACTCTAAAGTAACAAAAGAAGTCAAAGAATATGTAAAAGGTTTCTATGGACGTCCACCGGCTCCTATTGACCCAGAACTGGTGAAGAAAATACTCGGCGATGAGAAGACAATAGATACCCGCCCGGGAGAACTGATCCAGCCAGAAACCGAAAAAGCTAAAAACGATCTGGGGCTACTTGCAAAAAGCGATGAGGACGTCCTGATATACGTGATTCTCGGAGAGATTGGCAAGAAATATCTCCAGAAACGTTATATAAATCAACTCAAAGTTGACTTTGATCTGTTGAAAGATTTTGAGGCCCCTGTTTATCCTGTATGA
- a CDS encoding lactate utilization protein, producing MRKELYKFKYESLCRKLKPILEKKAFEVYIADNTSDVRKLVERIVPEGAVISSGGSITLNECGVIDLLKSNRYKFLDRYNSPDRRKTELEAFDSDFYFCSANAVTMDGELVFMDGFGNRVAAVTFGPRNVILIVSANKIVKDLQEAKERIRYIAPMNAKRLSLSTPCAVSGICHDCDSPQRICRHLHVIFDSRNLPGRIKIILVLEELGL from the coding sequence TTGAGAAAGGAATTATACAAATTTAAATATGAGTCTTTATGCAGGAAATTGAAACCAATTCTGGAAAAAAAGGCATTTGAGGTCTATATAGCAGACAACACAAGCGATGTCAGAAAGCTTGTAGAACGAATTGTACCAGAAGGAGCCGTCATAAGCAGCGGTGGATCTATAACACTCAATGAATGTGGTGTAATTGATCTTCTCAAAAGTAACCGATACAAATTTTTGGACCGTTATAATTCCCCGGATAGGAGGAAAACAGAACTTGAAGCGTTCGACAGCGATTTTTATTTTTGCAGTGCGAATGCGGTAACAATGGACGGAGAATTGGTGTTCATGGATGGCTTCGGAAACAGGGTGGCAGCAGTTACATTTGGCCCCAGAAATGTAATACTGATCGTGAGCGCAAATAAGATTGTAAAAGATTTGCAAGAAGCGAAAGAAAGAATCAGATATATTGCTCCGATGAATGCAAAAAGATTATCTCTTTCCACACCATGTGCTGTGTCTGGAATTTGCCATGATTGTGATTCACCTCAGAGAATATGCAGGCATCTGCATGTAATATTTGATTCACGCAATTTACCGGGTAGAATAAAAATTATACTGGTTCTTGAAGAACTTGGATTGTGA
- a CDS encoding DUF4438 domain-containing protein: MRTNKDKLVMISVQGTIVRPEHSGRHSVSHDGKPFMLPGTGGITYNVKVGDCAFGWEADHVEPGVSTILDQDKRDSGPNRGYNFYACIGNEARVVSGDAKGAKGVVTGHHGGAEHVLIDFPDEVLEKLTLDDKILIKSFGQGLKFLDYPDVYVYNIDPNLLEKLSIEEKDGKLYMPVVAVVPSFLMGSGIGSTSMGTGDYDIMTADKKTLKKYGLDKLRFGDIVYIQDHDNTFGRCYRKGAATIGVVIHSDCKYAGHGPGVTTIMSCAMPKIKPVIDPDANIAKILKIGRYRE, encoded by the coding sequence ATGAGAACAAATAAGGATAAGCTTGTCATGATCTCTGTGCAGGGTACAATTGTCAGGCCAGAACATTCCGGTAGACACAGCGTCTCACATGATGGAAAACCATTTATGCTACCTGGAACAGGTGGAATAACCTACAACGTAAAAGTTGGGGATTGTGCCTTTGGCTGGGAAGCAGATCATGTTGAGCCCGGTGTCTCTACAATCTTAGATCAAGACAAGAGGGATTCAGGGCCCAACAGAGGCTACAATTTTTACGCATGTATTGGAAACGAAGCAAGAGTTGTAAGTGGGGATGCAAAGGGGGCAAAAGGTGTTGTTACAGGTCATCACGGCGGAGCTGAACATGTTTTGATAGATTTTCCTGATGAAGTACTTGAAAAGCTCACACTCGATGACAAGATATTAATCAAAAGTTTTGGACAGGGGTTAAAATTTTTAGACTATCCCGATGTCTACGTATACAACATTGACCCAAACCTGCTTGAAAAACTTTCAATAGAGGAGAAAGATGGCAAACTTTATATGCCGGTCGTGGCAGTTGTGCCTTCCTTTTTGATGGGTTCCGGAATTGGTTCAACGAGCATGGGTACAGGCGACTACGATATAATGACTGCCGATAAAAAAACTTTGAAAAAATATGGGTTAGACAAACTCAGATTTGGTGATATTGTTTACATTCAGGACCATGACAACACATTCGGAAGATGTTATAGAAAAGGAGCGGCAACCATAGGTGTTGTTATTCACAGTGATTGTAAATACGCTGGACATGGCCCGGGTGTAACTACCATAATGAGCTGTGCAATGCCAAAGATAAAACCAGTTATAGATCCAGATGCAAATATTGCCAAGATACTCAAGATAGGAAGATATAGGGAGTAA
- a CDS encoding M20 family metallopeptidase, which produces MDKKWFGIYERLVNTDTGFDIDLSQKLLRTDFVAEELAKLGFKLIRESAAHVGILGKPPYITLIGHLDTVFKEGESSKRPFNVRNDIVYGPGVADMKGGIVTLLATVEKAVSSGFKDICVIMNVDEELGSKTSRETFYKYAKESICCLSFEPGGSNGEVVISRKGIASMNLTVRGIKGHASRLEEGANAIVEASKKLVEIYSLNEKFSDLTANPTIVNGGEKSNITPDLCMVYFDVRFSDQKDLEKFKEKVFQICSFSSIKGTNCDLSLQERRPAMKPHPEILKALEEISKELRKEIKVQHSNGGADSAFFYQFDVPSIDGLGISGGRFHSEDEYAILSSFEPKIELSMALIKHFSNRR; this is translated from the coding sequence ATGGACAAAAAATGGTTCGGAATATACGAAAGGCTTGTGAACACAGATACAGGGTTCGATATAGATCTTTCTCAGAAACTTTTGCGAACTGATTTCGTGGCTGAAGAGTTAGCAAAGCTTGGCTTTAAGTTAATCAGAGAGAGCGCAGCTCATGTTGGAATTCTTGGAAAGCCACCGTACATAACACTAATAGGCCATCTCGATACTGTTTTCAAAGAAGGCGAATCATCCAAAAGACCGTTCAATGTTAGGAATGATATCGTCTATGGTCCTGGAGTTGCAGATATGAAGGGTGGAATAGTCACTTTACTCGCTACTGTTGAAAAAGCTGTAAGCAGTGGCTTTAAAGACATATGCGTTATCATGAATGTGGATGAAGAACTCGGTTCAAAAACAAGCAGAGAGACTTTTTATAAATATGCCAAGGAAAGTATCTGCTGTTTATCCTTTGAACCCGGTGGTTCTAACGGCGAAGTTGTAATAAGTAGAAAAGGCATAGCATCAATGAATTTAACCGTGAGAGGGATCAAAGGGCATGCCTCAAGGCTTGAAGAAGGTGCCAACGCAATAGTTGAAGCAAGTAAAAAACTGGTTGAAATATATTCTCTCAATGAAAAATTCTCAGATCTAACTGCAAATCCAACAATTGTAAACGGCGGGGAAAAGTCAAATATAACACCTGATCTCTGCATGGTGTACTTCGATGTAAGGTTCTCAGATCAGAAAGATCTTGAAAAATTCAAAGAAAAAGTATTTCAAATATGCTCTTTCAGCTCAATAAAAGGAACAAACTGTGACCTGTCCCTGCAGGAAAGGCGTCCTGCCATGAAACCGCACCCGGAAATCTTGAAAGCCCTCGAAGAAATTTCGAAAGAACTGCGCAAAGAAATAAAGGTTCAGCACTCAAATGGTGGCGCTGACAGTGCGTTTTTCTATCAATTTGATGTTCCTTCAATTGACGGGCTCGGTATAAGCGGTGGAAGATTTCATTCGGAGGATGAATACGCCATCCTGAGCAGCTTTGAACCAAAAATAGAACTTTCCATGGCATTGATAAAGCATTTTTCCAACAGGAGGTGA